The Planctomycetota bacterium DNA window CACGTCGGGGGGAGGGACGCGCAGGGAGGTCCGGGCCCAGGCGGTGCGGGGCTGGCGGCCCAGTCCGGTCATGGTGTCGGTCCAGCTGGCCACGCCGCGGCGGTCGTCCTCGACGGGCGGGCGGACGACGACGGTTCCGCGTCCGCGGGTGGAGCGGAGGAATCCCCGGCGGGCGATTTCGGAGAGGGCGCGCTTGACGGTGATGAGGCTGGTGCCGAACTCCCGGGCGAGCTCCTGCTGGGTCGGCAGGAGCTGGCCGGGGCGGTAGTCGCGCCGGATCCGCTCCAGGAGCTCCCGCTCGATCTGGGCGTACAGGGGGCCCGCCTCCGGCCGGCTCGACAGGGTCATGCAGAAAAAGTATATCATTATGTCTTTTCCGAGTCAAGGGCGGCCGGCTCGATTTTTGGTCCGAAACGTCCGGGATCGGCATAGGGAGGGAGGAGGAGCGACGATCGGCGGGTGCCGGGAGGTGGAGATGAGAGCGTCGGGAGCGGGAGCCGTCGGAGCGGTTCTGGCGGTCTGGGCGGGCGCGGCCTGGGCTCAGGAAAAGGGCGTTCCTCCGGGCGTGGACGAGGAGCGGGTGGATCGGGCGATCCGCCGCGGAATCTCCTACCTGGAAGGGGCCGGTTCCCCGGGGACGGCGAGCGCGGCGAACCGTACGGCTCCATGACGGCGGGCGCCGTCGGAAGCCTCATCCTTTACGACTCCATGCTCGACCGGGACTGGAAGCGCAATCCCGCCGTCAAGGCCGGTATGAACTGGCTGACCGCCCACTTCTCGGTGACCCGGAATCCCGGTCGGGGCGGCACCTGGCACTACTCCTACCTTTATGCCCTCGAGCGGGCCGGAATCCTCTACGGTACGGACACGTTTGGGCCTCACGAGTGGTACCGCCAGGGCGCGCTCTATCTCCTCAAGGAGCGGAAGGACAACGGCCCGTGGGGCGGAGGCGAGTGGGACACGTGCTTTGCGATCCTGTTCCTCAAGAAGGCCACGCGCCCGCTGGTGGCGTCCGAGCCGGGACGCAGGAAGGGATCCGCCGGCCGGCTCACGGCTCGGCGGATTCCATTTCGATCCAGAAGCGGCTTCCCCGTCCGACCTCGGATTCCACGCCCACCCGGCCGCCCATCCGTTCGATCCCCCGGCGGACGATCGCCAGCCCGATGCCCGTGCCCGGGTAGTCTTCCGGCCGGTGGAGCCTCTCGAAGACGCGGAAGATCCGCTCCCGGTGCTCCGGCGGGATGCCGATGCCGTTATCCTCGACCCAGAGCCGGACCCGCCCGGCGCCGACGTCCGCCCTCAGGACCACCCGCGGATGCACTCCGGGGGCGACGAATTTGACCGCGTTGGAGAGAAGGTTGCGCACGACCTGGCTGAGAAGGACGGGGTCGGCCCGGACGCGGGGAAACGGCCCTTCCAGCCGGACATCCGCCCGGGCTTCCCCCAGTTCCGGCGCCATCTGCGCCAGCAGTCCCGAGAGAAACGTCCCGAGGGGGAGGTCCTGGAGACGGAGGTGCGCCCGGCCCATCCGCGTATATTCCAGCAGGTCCTGGATGAGGGCGTCGAGCTGGGCGGAGCCTTCGGTGATGCGGGCGAGGTAGTCGCGCCCCTCGGGGTCGAGCCGCTCCGCGTACTCTTCCCGAAGCACCTGTCCGAACCCGTGCATGGCGCGGAGCGGCGCCCGCAGATCATGGGCGACGCTGTAGGCGAAGGCCTCGAGCTCCGCCAGAGCCGTGCGCAGCTCGCCCGTCCGCTCCTCGACCTTCTTTTCGAGCTCGGCGTTCAGGCGCAGGAGGCGGTCTTCCGCCTCCCGCAGCCGCCGCGCCTCCTCGCGGGCCTCCCGGATGAGGGCCGCGTTCTCGAGGGCCAGAGCGATCCGGTAGGCGAGATCTTCCGCGAAGCGCACGTCGTCCGCGTCGTAGGCGGATTCGGCAGCCAGCAGCGCCACGACGCCCAGCACCCGGTCCTGAACGCGCAGCGGCGTCGCCAGGAGCGATCGGGGACGGAATTCCCGGAGGGCCTCCCGGTCGGCCGGAGAAACGCCGGCTTCCGCCGGAGTCCTTTCATCCGTGAAGAGCAGAAAAAGGCTTTGTCGGGTTCGGACGATCCGCTCGGGGAGGTCGCCCCGGAGCAGCCGTTCCGCCGCCGCCCGGCGGGAGACGTCCCGGCATCCCACCGCCGCGCGCTCCAGCGCCCCCGCGGCGTTCCGGACGTCGATCAGGCAGACTTCGGCCGCGTGCTCGGCGATCAGTCCGGCGACGTCTCCGAGGATCGAGCGCACGTCCGGGGACCGGGAAAGAATGAGGCTGGCTTTGGCCAGGAGGAGCGCGTGCTTCTCGCGTTCGGCGCGGCGGGCCGCCTCTTCCTCGAGAGCTCGACGCAGGCGCTTCTCCTCGTCCTTTTCCCCCGTGACGTCCTGGCAGATTCCGATCAGGCGCCGCAGGGCGTTCCCTTCCGAAAGAAGCTGACCTTTGCAGCGGACCCGCAGAACCGTTCCGTCGGGCCGCACGATCCGATGATAGAAATCGAACGCCCTCCCTTCCCGGAGGGCCCCCTCGATGGTCCGGCGGACCCGCAGCCGATCGTCGGGGTGAATGCGGGCGAGGTACGCCTCGTACGTCGCCTCGAACGTTCCGGGGCGCTCCCCGAAGATCTCGTACAGCGTCTCGGACCAGAACACCGCATCGTGCTCCACGTCCCATTCCCAGCTTCCCAGCCGGGCGACCTTTTCCGCCCGCACGAGGAGGTCAAGGCTCCGCCGGAGGCGGCTTTCGGTGCTTCGGATGGGAGTCACGTCCTGCGAGACGGCGCAGAGCCCCACCGGCCGGCCGGTTTCGTCGCGCACGGTGGACAGGAGGAGGGCCACCTCCAGGGCCTTTCCGTCCTTTCCGCGGAGAGTCCCCTCGAGGTAGGGGAGAGGCTCGCCCCGATGATAGCGGCTCAGGATCTCCTCCGGGTCGATGCCGAGGGAGGGCGAAAGCAGGCCGAAGGCCGGCTTCCCGACCGCTTCTTCTTTCGAGAAGCCGAAAAGGCGCTCGGCCGCCGAATTCCAAAGGGAGATGCGTCCGTCCGGGGCGATCCCGAAGATCGCCAGCGCGCAGGATTCGAGGACCGCTTCGGGACGCCAGGGCTCCGCCGGCCGCTCCTCTCCGGGGAACGGGGCTTTTCGGACGTCTTCCACGGATCCCCCTGTCCCCCGCCCCCCGCCGGCGGGATCTTCAAGACGGAACGTCCCCCTCCCGCGGCCGATCCCATCCCGTAGATCCGACGCGCCGGGGTTTCGTTATGCCGGGGAGGCCCACACGCGCCCGCCGGGGAACTCGTGGGCGTCGAGCGACTCGGACTTCATTTCGATCGAATATCCCGGCCGGAGCGGCGCCCGGTAGCGGCCCCGCTCCACGACGACGGGATCGACGAAGTGCTCGTGGAGGTGGTCCACGTACTCGAGGATCCGTCCCTCGAGGGATCCGGAGACGCAGATGTAGTCGATGAGGGCGAGGTGCTGGACGTACTCGCACAGTCCCACGCCGCCCGCGTGGGGGCAGACCGGCACTCCGAACTTGGCGGCCATGAGCAGGACCGCGAGGATCTCGTTGACTCCCCCGAGGCGGCAGCTGTCCACCTGGCAGAAGCGGATCGCGCCGGCCTGCAGAAGCTGCTTGAAGATCACGCGGTTCTGGCAGGCTTCGCCGGTGGCCACTCCGATGGGAGCGATCGCGCGGGCGATCGCCGCGTGGCCCAGGACGTCGTCGGGGCTCGTGGGCTCCTCGATCCAGAGCGGCTCGAAGCGCGCCAGCTCCTTCATCCACGCGATCGCCTCGGGGACGTCCCACTTCTGGTTGGCGTCCACCATGATCCGGCACTCCGGGCCCAGGACCTCCCGCGCGCGGGAGAGGCGGCGGACGTCGTCGGCCAGATGGGCGCCGACCTTGAATTTGAAATGGGTCCAGCCGGCCGCGCGACCTTCGCGGCAGAGCCGGACGACCTTCTCGTCGGAATATCCCAGCCAGCCCGCGGAGGTCGTGTAGGCCGGGTAGCCCTCGCGGAGCATCTGCGCCTCGCGCGCGGCGCGCGAAGGCGCCCGGCGGCGGAGGATCTCGAGCGCTTCCTCCGGCGTGAGCGCGTCCGTGATGTAGCGGAAGTCGATGAGCGAGACGATCTTCTCGGGGGGCAGGTCCGCCACGAGCTTCCAGACGGGCTTTCCTTCGACGCGCGCCCAGAGGTCCCAGAGCGCGTTGACGACGGCGGCCAGGGCCAGGTGCGCCACGCCCTTTTCGGGTCCCAGCCATCGAAGCTGGCTGTCCTGCGCCAGGCGGCGCCAGAACCCCGCGAAGTCGTTCGTGGCCTCTTCGAGCGTGCGTCCCACGACGAGCGGCTCGAGCGCCCGGACCATCGCCACGACCACTTCCGTGCCCCGACCGCAGGTGAAGGTCAGGCCGTGGCCCTGAAGTCCGCGCGGATGGTCCGTCCGCAGGACGACGTAGGCGCACGAGTAGTCGGGATCGACGTTGACCGCGTCGGAGCCGTCGAGGGTGCGGGACGTGGGAAAGCGGATGTCCCGCACGCGGAGTCCGGTGAGGCGCGTCGGCATGGTCGGGTTCACCTCCAGAAGGAAAGGGTCTTCCCGGCCTGGTAGACGCCCACCGCCGTCATGGCCAGGAAGGAGATCCACAGGAAAAGCGTCCACGTCCGGCCCGGGCGCAGCGCGGCCGGGATGAAGCGGTGACGGAAATACACCGCGGCCAGTCCGAGAAACGGCAGCATGATTCCCTGCGCCACGGCCCCCACGGTGACCAGGGAGACCGGGAGCCCCCCGCGCGCCTGCCCATAGAGGTAAAGGCCGAGGGCGATCAGCAGCACCGCCACGATCGCCCCGCGGATCGCCCGTCGCCTTCCGCGCTCGGCGTCCGGCGCGAGAAGTCCCAGGATCGCCAGGAGGTCCGCGAAAAGGCGGCCGTCGGAGGCCGTCGAGACGAAGAGGGTCGAATAAAGGACCATGAACGCCCCCGCCAGGAAGATCCACGGTCCCGCGCCTCCGAAGGCGCTTTCGTAGAGCCGCGAGAGCGTGGGGATCATCTGCTCGTCGGAGACGCGCAGGCCGTCCCGGTGGAGGACCGCCGCTCCGAGGAGGTAGAAGGCGGCGGTCGCCACGGTGTAGATCGCCATCGACGCCCACGCATCGACGGTCATGACCCGGATCCAGCCGCGCGCGCGGGCCTCCCAGGCGGGGGTTCCGTCGGGCGGCCCGGCGGCGCGGGCGTATCCCTTCTCGAGGAGCCAGATGGGGTAGAAGACGAGCTCCGCCGCTCCCACGCCCGTGATGGCGAACGCCCCGAAAGCGGTCAGGAAGTCGTCGCCGAACCGGAACGCGAATCCCGACGCCAGTTCCCCGGGCCGCACCGCCCAGCGCGTTCCCTGGATGAGCGCCAGCGCCAGGACGGTGGAAAGCGTGAAGCCGGCGACCATGAGGGTCGAAGCCCGCTCCACCAGACGGTAGCGTCCGAGAAGCAGGAGTCCCGCCACCGAGGCGGCGACGAGGAAGGCGCACGCGCGGTGCGCCCAGGGGCGCCCGTCCGGGGCCATGAGGCTTCCGAGCGCCGTCAGCATGCCCGAGAGCTGGAAGAACGTGCCCAGGTACATGCCGAACCAGAGCCAGACCGCCCACGAGACCCGCAGGCGCGGCCCCGGCAGATCGTTCAGGGCCTGGAGGCTCGAGCGGCCCGTCAGGATCGTGGTGCGTCCCCATTCGATCTGGACGAACACCTTGATGAAGCATCCGAGGAGGATGAACCAGAGGAGCGTGAAGCCCGCCTGGGCGCCCAGGCGCGTCGTCATGATGAGCTCGCCCGTGCCCACGATGTTGGCGGTGATGATGAGCCCGGGGCCGATCGAGCGGAGGATGGCCCCGAGCGTCCGGGGGGGATCGCGCGGCGCGCTCGTTTCCACGGACGCCCATGACACCACAAAGAGCCGGCCGGCACAAGGGAACCGCGCCGGGGTCCGAGGGCGCGCCCTTCTTGCGCCGAACGGAGGGCGGGGTATGATGATCGGTCATGCGGTTCCTGCCGGTCGTGCTCTTTCTTCTTCCGTGGAAGGCGCCGCAGGAAGGCGTCACGATCTCGGGCAAGATCGAAGCCGTCGAAGGGGAGACCCAGAGGAAACTCCGCGCCGACGTGCGGTACGTCGGTCCCGGCATCGAGAAGCGCAAGGATCCCGATCCTTCTCCCGCGGTGGTGTACCTCCTCAAGGCTCCGGGACCCGCCCCGGCTCCCGTGACGGTGGACCTGCGTCAGGACGGGCTGGAGTTCCGGCCGCGCGTCCTGGCGGTACCCGCGGGGAGCACCGTCCGGTTTCCGAACGAGGACGATCTTTTCCACAACGTTTTTTCCTATTCGCGGGCCAAGCGGTTCGATCTCGGCCGCTACCCGCGGGGACAGAGCCGCGAGGTGGTGTTCGACCAGAAGGGGCTGGTCGAAGTCCGCTGCGACATCCACAAGCACATGCGCGCCTACGTGCACGTCTTCGACCATCCGCATTTCGCGGTGGTCCGCCCGGACGGCTCGTACGAGCTTCGCGGCGTGCCGCCGGGGGCGTACACGCTGGCGGTCTGGAAGGAATTCTTCGAGCCGGTGCGGCGGGAGATCCGGGTGGGCCCCGAGGGGGCGCGGGTGGACGTGACCCTGGCGGCCCGCGCGCGGTCCGGGGATGAGGCGGGCCCGGGAGCCTCCTGCGGCGGCGGGGCGCGATGAGATTCCGGACGAAGATTTTTTTCTCCGTGCTCGCTCCGGCCGGTCTTCTCGTGAGCGCGGCGGCGGCCGCGGCCCTGGCGGCGCTCGCGCGCTCCTCGGAAGAGGCGGCCGGGCGCGCCCTCCGGCGCACGCGGAACGCGTTCGAGGGCGTCCTCCGGGAGCAGCTCGACCAGCTCAAGCGCCTGAGCGCCCCCTTCTCCGGAGCGCGGTTCGACGCGGCTCTCTCCGAAGCGGTCCTTTCCGGAGACCTCGACATCGTCCGCCAGCTCGTGGAGGACGATCTCGCGCTCCTTCAGTCGTCGGCCGCGGTGGACTTCCTGGAACTGCGTTCCCGCAAGGGAGACCTTCTTCTGCGCCGGTCGCTTCTCCCCGGGGCGGGGGAGGTCGGCGAGCTTCCCTTCCAGGCCTGGATCGCCCGCCGCGAGGAAGCGCTCACGGAGTTCCAGGGGGAACCCTTTCTGGCCGTGCGCATCGAACATGAGCGGGGGTATTTCGTATTCGGCCGGCACTTCCGGCCGGCGCTCGACCGGCTGGTGGCCGATTTCGGCGTCCAGGTCGTTCTGTTCCGGGAAGGGCGCGCCGTCTACGCCTCCCTGGCGGGAGCGGTTTCCCCCGAGGTCGCGGAAGGGTCCCTCTGGGTGGGAGGACGGCGCTACCTGGCTTCCGCGGGGCGGCCGCCCTCTTCGGAGCTTGAGCCCATGGTGCTGCTCTACTCCATGGAGGGGGTGGATCGGGAGAAGCGCGCCGTGATCCGGGCGGGAGCGGCCGGGCTGGCGGCGGCGCTGGCGCTCGCCGCGATGATCGCCGCCCGGCTTTCGCGCCGCGTGTCGGGTCCCGTCGAGACGCTCGTCGAGGCCGCCCGCCGGGTGGGCGCGGGGGACTACGAGGTCCGGGTGGACATCCGCGGCCGCGACGAGATGTCCCGCCTCGGCGGGGCTTTCAACGAAATGACCGAAGGGCTCCGCAAGCGGCGCGAAATCATGGACAAGACGCTTTCCCCCGACGTCGCCGAGGAGCTGATGCGGGATCTTTCCCCCGGCGGAGAGCGCCGCGAAGCCACGGTGCTTTTTCTCGACGTGCGCGGGTTCACGAGCGCGACCGAGGGGGTCGATCCCGCCCGGGTGGTCGCCGTTCTCAACGACATGATGGATTTTTTGGCGGAGGCGGTGGCCCGGCACGGCGGGAACGTGAACAAGTTTCTGGGGGACGGTCTGATGGCCATGTTCGGAGCGCCGCGCGACCTTCCGGACCATCCGCGCCGGGCGGTGGAGGCGGCGCGCGAGATGATGCGCGGGATGCGCGCCTGGAACGCGCGGCGGGCGGAGTCGGGCGGGGCGCCGTTTCAGATCGGAATCGGCATCAACACGGGCGTCGTCCTCGGCGGCCGCGTCGGGTCGCGCCGACGGCTGGAGTACACGCTCATCGGGGAAGAGGTGAACCTGGCGTCCCGGGTCTGCGCGAAGGCCTCGCCCGGCCAGATCCTGGTCACCCGGGCGACGTTCGAGCGCCTGGGAGGCGGCGTGCCCGCGCGGCCGCTGGAGCCCCTCGTGGTCAAGGGCCTGAGCTATCCGGTTCCCGTTTACGAGGTGGA harbors:
- a CDS encoding adenylate/guanylate cyclase domain-containing protein, whose product is MLAPAGLLVSAAAAAALAALARSSEEAAGRALRRTRNAFEGVLREQLDQLKRLSAPFSGARFDAALSEAVLSGDLDIVRQLVEDDLALLQSSAAVDFLELRSRKGDLLLRRSLLPGAGEVGELPFQAWIARREEALTEFQGEPFLAVRIEHERGYFVFGRHFRPALDRLVADFGVQVVLFREGRAVYASLAGAVSPEVAEGSLWVGGRRYLASAGRPPSSELEPMVLLYSMEGVDREKRAVIRAGAAGLAAALALAAMIAARLSRRVSGPVETLVEAARRVGAGDYEVRVDIRGRDEMSRLGGAFNEMTEGLRKRREIMDKTLSPDVAEELMRDLSPGGERREATVLFLDVRGFTSATEGVDPARVVAVLNDMMDFLAEAVARHGGNVNKFLGDGLMAMFGAPRDLPDHPRRAVEAAREMMRGMRAWNARRAESGGAPFQIGIGINTGVVLGGRVGSRRRLEYTLIGEEVNLASRVCAKASPGQILVTRATFERLGGGVPARPLEPLVVKGLSYPVPVYEVDA
- a CDS encoding L-fuconate dehydratase — protein: MPTRLTGLRVRDIRFPTSRTLDGSDAVNVDPDYSCAYVVLRTDHPRGLQGHGLTFTCGRGTEVVVAMVRALEPLVVGRTLEEATNDFAGFWRRLAQDSQLRWLGPEKGVAHLALAAVVNALWDLWARVEGKPVWKLVADLPPEKIVSLIDFRYITDALTPEEALEILRRRAPSRAAREAQMLREGYPAYTTSAGWLGYSDEKVVRLCREGRAAGWTHFKFKVGAHLADDVRRLSRAREVLGPECRIMVDANQKWDVPEAIAWMKELARFEPLWIEEPTSPDDVLGHAAIARAIAPIGVATGEACQNRVIFKQLLQAGAIRFCQVDSCRLGGVNEILAVLLMAAKFGVPVCPHAGGVGLCEYVQHLALIDYICVSGSLEGRILEYVDHLHEHFVDPVVVERGRYRAPLRPGYSIEMKSESLDAHEFPGGRVWASPA
- a CDS encoding carboxypeptidase regulatory-like domain-containing protein, producing MRFLPVVLFLLPWKAPQEGVTISGKIEAVEGETQRKLRADVRYVGPGIEKRKDPDPSPAVVYLLKAPGPAPAPVTVDLRQDGLEFRPRVLAVPAGSTVRFPNEDDLFHNVFSYSRAKRFDLGRYPRGQSREVVFDQKGLVEVRCDIHKHMRAYVHVFDHPHFAVVRPDGSYELRGVPPGAYTLAVWKEFFEPVRREIRVGPEGARVDVTLAARARSGDEAGPGASCGGGAR
- a CDS encoding Nramp family divalent metal transporter — translated: METSAPRDPPRTLGAILRSIGPGLIITANIVGTGELIMTTRLGAQAGFTLLWFILLGCFIKVFVQIEWGRTTILTGRSSLQALNDLPGPRLRVSWAVWLWFGMYLGTFFQLSGMLTALGSLMAPDGRPWAHRACAFLVAASVAGLLLLGRYRLVERASTLMVAGFTLSTVLALALIQGTRWAVRPGELASGFAFRFGDDFLTAFGAFAITGVGAAELVFYPIWLLEKGYARAAGPPDGTPAWEARARGWIRVMTVDAWASMAIYTVATAAFYLLGAAVLHRDGLRVSDEQMIPTLSRLYESAFGGAGPWIFLAGAFMVLYSTLFVSTASDGRLFADLLAILGLLAPDAERGRRRAIRGAIVAVLLIALGLYLYGQARGGLPVSLVTVGAVAQGIMLPFLGLAAVYFRHRFIPAALRPGRTWTLFLWISFLAMTAVGVYQAGKTLSFWR
- a CDS encoding ATP-binding protein, which translates into the protein MEDVRKAPFPGEERPAEPWRPEAVLESCALAIFGIAPDGRISLWNSAAERLFGFSKEEAVGKPAFGLLSPSLGIDPEEILSRYHRGEPLPYLEGTLRGKDGKALEVALLLSTVRDETGRPVGLCAVSQDVTPIRSTESRLRRSLDLLVRAEKVARLGSWEWDVEHDAVFWSETLYEIFGERPGTFEATYEAYLARIHPDDRLRVRRTIEGALREGRAFDFYHRIVRPDGTVLRVRCKGQLLSEGNALRRLIGICQDVTGEKDEEKRLRRALEEEAARRAEREKHALLLAKASLILSRSPDVRSILGDVAGLIAEHAAEVCLIDVRNAAGALERAAVGCRDVSRRAAAERLLRGDLPERIVRTRQSLFLLFTDERTPAEAGVSPADREALREFRPRSLLATPLRVQDRVLGVVALLAAESAYDADDVRFAEDLAYRIALALENAALIREAREEARRLREAEDRLLRLNAELEKKVEERTGELRTALAELEAFAYSVAHDLRAPLRAMHGFGQVLREEYAERLDPEGRDYLARITEGSAQLDALIQDLLEYTRMGRAHLRLQDLPLGTFLSGLLAQMAPELGEARADVRLEGPFPRVRADPVLLSQVVRNLLSNAVKFVAPGVHPRVVLRADVGAGRVRLWVEDNGIGIPPEHRERIFRVFERLHRPEDYPGTGIGLAIVRRGIERMGGRVGVESEVGRGSRFWIEMESAEP